The Serratia nematodiphila DZ0503SBS1 sequence CCGCGGCCAGAGGGTAAAAAGCTAACGCTTAGCGATAAATTTCCGCATTGCCGCGCCAGTTGCTGGAGTCCCCGGGGGTGTCCAGACCGATAATGCGATAATGACTGGCGCCGTCCGCCGCAGCTTTTTCTTTCAGGGCGGTGATGGCGTCATGCGGTGAGCCGCTAACGCCGGAAACCGACACAACGCCGAGGCTTTGCAGATTGGCGGCCTGCTCGCTGTTGACCTGTTTTACCGACGACAGCGGCGCGGCGAAAGTGGAGAAAGAAGCGGCGGCGATCAATACGGCTGCGATGCTTGGGATGAGTTTCATGATTGACTCCAGGTGTTCTTGTTTATTAGCTCGTGGTCAGTGATGTTAATTATCCGCTAGCCAATGAAAACGGACGTCATGCAACGTAAAGAACATCAATCATTGTGAGGAGAATAAGGAGGAAGTGAGAGCGGGTGTGTATTTTCAGGCGGGAATGACTTTATAAACCTCACCTTACCCCTATTTGATGAACAATTAAAGACGGTGCGAGATAAAGCATGCGCGCCGCGTCTATTTAAGATTTTTTACCCGCCGGAGCGCGCTGAGCTACGCTGATTTTGTGGCTTACCCTTTTAAGGAAGAACGCTTATGTCGCAAAACCTGCTGCGCGTGCGTGACGGTCAGGGCGCGTCGGTCTCATTTTCCGAGCTGCTGTTCGATCTGATCTACGTTTTCGCCGTGACCCAACTTTCCCACTATCTGTTGCATCACCTGACGCTGACCGGCGCGCTGGAAACCCTGCTGCTGTGGTTCGCCGTCTGGCTGGCC is a genomic window containing:
- a CDS encoding YdgH/BhsA/McbA-like domain containing protein; the protein is MKLIPSIAAVLIAAASFSTFAAPLSSVKQVNSEQAANLQSLGVVSVSGVSGSPHDAITALKEKAAADGASHYRIIGLDTPGDSSNWRGNAEIYR